In Marivirga salinae, a single window of DNA contains:
- a CDS encoding sugar transferase: MYRKLIKPFFDKLTALIALVIASPIFLIVSILLAIFQNGKIFFSQKRPGLKEQIFLLVKFKTMRDDKDANGELLPDEERLTWIGKIVRKTSMDEIPQLLNILKGDMSFIGPRPLLVEYLPRYSEEQRKRHLVTPGITGWAQINGRNTISWQKKFEYDVWYVQNQSFLLDMKIIFMTIFKVFKAEGISAEGMATIEKFKGNKD, from the coding sequence ATAAACTTACGGCTTTGATAGCATTAGTAATTGCAAGTCCAATTTTTCTAATTGTCAGTATTTTACTTGCTATTTTCCAAAATGGAAAGATCTTTTTTTCTCAGAAAAGACCAGGATTGAAGGAGCAAATATTTTTGTTGGTCAAGTTCAAAACCATGCGAGATGATAAAGATGCAAATGGTGAACTTTTACCTGATGAAGAGCGATTAACTTGGATTGGCAAAATTGTAAGAAAAACCAGTATGGATGAAATCCCTCAACTTTTGAATATCTTAAAAGGAGATATGTCTTTTATTGGTCCAAGACCACTATTAGTTGAATATTTACCTCGATATAGTGAAGAGCAAAGAAAAAGACATTTAGTTACACCAGGCATAACAGGCTGGGCACAAATTAATGGTAGAAATACTATAAGCTGGCAAAAGAAATTTGAATATGATGTTTGGTATGTTCAAAATCAATCATTCTTACTTGATATGAAAATAATTTTTATGACCATCTTCAAAGTTTTTAAAGCTGAGGGAATTAGTGCAGAAGGTATGGCTACCATAGAAAAATTCAAAGGTAATAAAGATTAA